In Streptococcus uberis, a single window of DNA contains:
- a CDS encoding acyl CoA:acetate/3-ketoacid CoA transferase has protein sequence MEKLISYREAANLVKDGALLATLTFGLGGLPEQLLIGVEERYAEEQHPKDITFMWSCGIGNNQYGRGADHMTAPGMVKRIIAGHVGSSPGMVEKIVNNEYEVYLWPQGVITQLYRAIAGRKPYLSKVGLKTFVDPRLEGSKSTTITKEELIKLVEFNGEEWLHYPNLKIDVAFIRGTYSDENGNISLKDETCKLEQLELAMATKNSGGIVVCQVKKVVQNGQIHPKDVQIPFGLVDYVVIGEDEYHKQTMGTIYDPALCGDVKVPVNQDKVVPAPLTTRKITARRAAMELRPGDTINLGFGSPDMVAQVAAEEGVSDRYHATLEMGLWGGIPAVGLDFGSALNHEASIPMTNQFDYYDGNGLDLTVLGIGEIDQYGNNNVTKFGPKVPGPGGFINISQNTKRIVFIGTFTVGGKVHCENGKLVIDDQGRGPKFIKNVEQVSFSGEYATESGQEVLYVTERAVFDLHKGQVRLIEIAPGVDLQTDILDQMEFEPAISEDLKVMDSGIFSENWGKLASIIDAKESH, from the coding sequence ATGGAAAAATTGATTAGTTACAGAGAAGCAGCTAATCTTGTTAAAGATGGAGCCTTGCTTGCGACTCTAACTTTTGGTTTGGGTGGTTTACCTGAGCAGTTGCTTATTGGTGTTGAAGAGCGTTATGCTGAGGAACAACATCCTAAAGATATTACATTTATGTGGTCTTGTGGCATTGGTAACAACCAGTATGGACGTGGAGCAGACCATATGACAGCACCGGGTATGGTAAAACGTATTATTGCTGGACATGTAGGCTCTTCGCCAGGTATGGTTGAAAAAATTGTTAACAACGAATACGAAGTTTACTTATGGCCTCAAGGTGTTATCACACAACTTTATCGAGCTATTGCAGGTCGTAAACCATATCTTTCCAAAGTTGGCTTAAAAACCTTTGTTGACCCTCGTCTTGAAGGCTCAAAATCAACAACTATTACTAAAGAAGAATTAATCAAATTGGTCGAATTTAATGGTGAAGAATGGTTACATTATCCTAACCTAAAAATTGATGTTGCCTTTATCCGTGGAACATATTCTGATGAAAATGGAAATATTTCACTAAAAGATGAAACGTGTAAATTAGAACAATTGGAATTGGCAATGGCTACTAAAAATTCTGGTGGAATTGTTGTCTGCCAAGTTAAAAAAGTGGTTCAAAATGGTCAAATTCATCCGAAAGATGTTCAAATTCCATTTGGTTTAGTAGACTATGTGGTTATTGGTGAAGATGAGTACCATAAGCAAACCATGGGAACAATCTATGACCCAGCTCTATGTGGTGACGTTAAAGTACCAGTTAACCAAGATAAAGTTGTTCCTGCACCATTAACAACACGTAAAATTACTGCACGTCGTGCAGCCATGGAATTACGTCCTGGGGATACCATTAATTTAGGTTTTGGTTCACCAGATATGGTGGCCCAAGTGGCTGCCGAAGAGGGTGTTAGTGACCGTTATCATGCCACTCTTGAAATGGGTCTTTGGGGAGGAATCCCTGCAGTTGGTTTAGACTTCGGTTCGGCATTGAACCATGAAGCTTCTATTCCAATGACAAATCAGTTTGATTACTATGATGGTAATGGATTGGACTTAACAGTCCTAGGGATTGGTGAAATTGACCAATATGGAAATAACAATGTGACTAAGTTTGGACCTAAAGTACCGGGACCAGGTGGTTTCATTAATATTTCACAAAACACCAAGAGGATTGTCTTTATTGGTACCTTTACAGTAGGTGGTAAAGTACACTGTGAAAATGGTAAATTAGTTATTGATGATCAAGGTCGTGGACCAAAATTCATCAAAAATGTTGAACAAGTAAGTTTCTCTGGTGAGTATGCAACAGAATCAGGTCAAGAAGTGTTGTATGTCACTGAACGTGCTGTATTTGATCTTCATAAAGGTCAAGTGCGACTTATTGAAATAGCACCAGGTGTTGACTTACAAACTGATATTTTGGATCAAATGGAGTTTGAACCAGCAATTTCGGAAGATTTAAAAGTGATGGATTCAGGAATCTTCAGTGAAAATTGGGGCAAACTAGCTTCAATTATTGACGCTAAAGAAAGTCATTAA
- the fadD gene encoding long-chain-fatty-acid--CoA ligase FadD codes for MTNDWFSERARLSGSKVAIIEAEKGHTWTFEQMNQRAINLASYLLSRGVLPGDRIALFSSNDIAHFDLLFACTKIGAIFVPLNWRLRDTEIHQIIKDSDPKLIFYSRIHKTRLNLIEENLLDIDIDSEVYNELVDPNQTKTIPLKEFKREDTAVLIYTSGTTGLPKGAMISHKAIIMNALNSIPSWNISSKDRGMTTTPMFHTAGLFCFTVPILMAGGQIIIQRFFYTDETIEIIRDFKPTKAFFVPTMCYMLADSPLFQRENFNSLEFIISGGAPLSEKVYRLFADQGLPLVNSYGLTEIGPNNFAIDPVKQRRKPTTVGKPILFNNVRLVDSLGQDVPDGEVGELIISNESRFSGYWNKPEETAKTLKDGYVYTGDLAKKDEDGDYFIVGRSKEMIITGGENVYPSEVENILNKHPEIMDSVVFGIPVAQWGESVVAAIILKDDRLTSLDNIKTFVQDYLAGYKTPKRYYILKEFPKTPIGKIDKKALLEMAKDEEAKHASREKVQQIIM; via the coding sequence GTGACAAATGATTGGTTTTCTGAACGTGCACGTTTGAGTGGCTCAAAAGTCGCTATTATTGAAGCTGAGAAAGGCCATACTTGGACTTTTGAACAAATGAATCAACGTGCTATAAATCTTGCTTCTTATTTACTGTCACGTGGAGTTCTACCAGGTGATCGTATAGCCTTGTTTTCTTCCAATGATATTGCTCATTTTGATCTCTTGTTTGCTTGTACCAAAATAGGAGCAATCTTTGTTCCGTTGAATTGGCGATTAAGGGATACTGAAATTCATCAAATTATCAAAGACTCTGATCCTAAGTTAATCTTTTATTCAAGAATTCATAAGACACGTCTAAACTTGATAGAAGAGAACTTATTAGATATTGATATTGATTCAGAAGTCTACAATGAGCTCGTTGATCCTAATCAGACAAAAACCATCCCACTGAAGGAATTTAAACGTGAAGACACTGCTGTACTAATCTATACAAGTGGTACAACGGGATTACCTAAAGGAGCAATGATTAGCCACAAGGCTATCATTATGAATGCTTTAAATAGTATTCCAAGTTGGAATATCTCTTCAAAAGATCGCGGTATGACAACGACTCCTATGTTTCATACAGCAGGCCTGTTTTGTTTCACTGTTCCAATCTTAATGGCTGGGGGACAAATTATTATACAACGTTTCTTTTATACTGATGAAACGATTGAAATTATTAGAGATTTTAAACCAACAAAAGCCTTTTTTGTACCAACAATGTGTTATATGTTAGCTGACTCGCCCCTTTTCCAAAGAGAAAATTTTAACTCTCTTGAATTTATTATCTCAGGAGGAGCTCCGCTATCTGAAAAAGTCTATCGTTTGTTTGCAGATCAAGGGTTGCCATTAGTCAATTCTTATGGGTTAACAGAAATTGGACCAAATAATTTTGCCATTGATCCTGTAAAACAAAGAAGGAAACCAACAACTGTTGGTAAACCAATTCTTTTTAACAATGTAAGACTTGTTGATTCTCTTGGGCAAGATGTTCCTGATGGAGAAGTTGGTGAATTAATTATTAGTAATGAGTCGCGTTTCTCAGGTTATTGGAATAAACCAGAAGAAACTGCTAAAACCCTTAAAGATGGATATGTTTATACAGGTGATTTAGCTAAAAAGGATGAGGATGGTGATTACTTTATTGTTGGACGCAGTAAGGAGATGATCATTACTGGTGGAGAAAACGTTTATCCCTCTGAAGTGGAAAATATCCTGAATAAACATCCCGAAATAATGGATTCTGTCGTATTTGGAATACCTGTTGCTCAGTGGGGTGAGAGTGTTGTTGCTGCTATTATCTTAAAAGATGATCGATTGACTTCTTTAGATAATATCAAAACATTTGTCCAGGATTATCTTGCTGGTTACAAAACACCAAAACGATACTACATATTAAAGGAATTTCCAAAAACTCCAATTGGAAAAATTGACAAGAAAGCCTTACTTGAAATGGCTAAAGATGAAGAAGCTAAGCACGCTAGTCGTGAAAAAGTACAACAAATTATCATGTAA
- a CDS encoding 3-hydroxyacyl-CoA dehydrogenase/enoyl-CoA hydratase family protein, giving the protein MTQEFTVAVIGAGTMGSGIAQKIAQEGIKCYLVDVSQEAVDRGMGIIKKMLDQGKERKVFTEAFVEATLANLIPTTNYEDVKSVDFVIEAVFEDEKVKADVLSKLDQICDEKTILSSNTSSFYIKNLAKATNRPNRFIGMHYFFHPAKNRLLEIISHEGTSPETVAIANKFSDMHGKTAITVKDAPGFAVNRFFVPWLTEAVKLFEEGLANKATIDAAARAAFKIGMGPFALMNATGIPVAYHSANTLGREISDSYYPSPLLKEQTESRQLWDLEDGPVDESKFQAIQDHLLATVISVAGKLVDEGVASIEDVNRGAVVGLRWKVGPFQLANQIGIQKAYQMVEELAKKRPGFEISQTLKKQAESGKAFDFSFVDYSVVNGIAKIRINRPEAMNALNPTVVGQIEEAFNKAEADDAVRAIVFSGAGKAFVAGADLKFFVDAIKTNSLDKNYAFTSGGHKLLRRIELSKKYTIALLDGLSLGGGSELALACQAIIATEKGSMGFPESGLGIYPGLGGMLRTNHQIGKELTKYYVLTGRGISAKDAAELGIVTKLVDSGNINEGIEELVSEGRPDKYRDRSFPEKYNEIRTAFSDANFENTLKGIAADGVSSEFAEKMAKTISYKGPGIVKLIPEMIDQQAELSIDEGIAYELSLLNETFAKEEALIGLEASLAGKRPDYSSLK; this is encoded by the coding sequence ATGACACAAGAATTTACAGTTGCCGTCATTGGCGCAGGAACAATGGGCTCAGGAATTGCCCAAAAAATCGCTCAAGAAGGTATTAAATGTTATTTAGTTGATGTTTCTCAAGAAGCTGTTGATCGTGGTATGGGGATCATCAAAAAAATGTTGGATCAAGGGAAAGAACGTAAGGTTTTCACGGAAGCTTTTGTTGAAGCGACTTTAGCAAACCTAATTCCAACCACAAACTACGAAGATGTGAAATCAGTTGATTTTGTGATTGAAGCTGTCTTTGAAGATGAAAAAGTTAAAGCAGATGTTTTGAGCAAACTTGATCAGATTTGTGATGAAAAAACAATTTTAAGTTCAAATACTTCAAGTTTCTATATCAAAAATTTGGCAAAAGCTACTAACCGTCCAAATCGTTTTATTGGAATGCACTACTTCTTCCATCCAGCAAAGAATCGTCTTTTAGAAATTATTTCGCATGAAGGAACAAGTCCAGAAACGGTTGCTATTGCTAATAAATTCTCTGATATGCATGGTAAAACAGCTATTACTGTAAAAGATGCTCCAGGTTTTGCCGTTAACCGTTTCTTTGTTCCTTGGTTAACTGAGGCTGTTAAACTTTTTGAAGAAGGTCTTGCTAATAAAGCAACAATCGATGCAGCAGCGCGTGCAGCTTTTAAAATTGGGATGGGACCATTTGCATTGATGAATGCTACAGGTATTCCAGTAGCTTACCATTCAGCAAATACCCTTGGTCGTGAAATCAGTGACTCATACTACCCATCACCACTCTTAAAAGAGCAAACAGAGTCACGCCAACTCTGGGATTTAGAAGATGGCCCAGTTGATGAAAGCAAATTCCAAGCTATTCAAGACCATTTACTAGCCACTGTTATTAGTGTTGCAGGTAAATTAGTAGATGAAGGTGTTGCCTCTATTGAAGATGTCAATCGTGGAGCTGTTGTTGGTCTTCGTTGGAAAGTTGGACCATTCCAATTAGCTAACCAAATTGGAATTCAAAAAGCTTACCAAATGGTAGAAGAATTAGCTAAAAAACGCCCTGGTTTTGAAATTAGTCAAACCTTGAAAAAACAAGCTGAATCAGGTAAAGCGTTTGACTTTAGTTTTGTTGATTATTCCGTTGTTAATGGTATTGCAAAAATTCGTATTAATCGTCCAGAAGCAATGAATGCTTTGAATCCAACAGTTGTTGGTCAAATTGAAGAAGCATTTAATAAAGCTGAAGCAGACGATGCTGTTCGCGCTATTGTTTTCTCAGGAGCTGGTAAAGCCTTTGTCGCTGGAGCAGACTTGAAATTCTTCGTTGATGCTATTAAGACAAATTCACTTGATAAAAACTATGCTTTCACTTCAGGTGGACATAAATTACTTCGTCGCATTGAATTAAGCAAGAAATATACGATTGCTTTACTTGATGGCTTATCATTAGGTGGTGGTTCTGAATTAGCACTTGCTTGTCAAGCAATCATCGCTACTGAAAAAGGCTCTATGGGATTCCCAGAAAGTGGGCTTGGTATTTACCCAGGTTTAGGTGGAATGCTTCGTACAAACCATCAAATCGGTAAAGAATTGACTAAATATTATGTTCTAACTGGACGAGGAATTTCCGCTAAGGATGCTGCTGAATTAGGGATTGTTACCAAATTAGTGGATTCTGGTAACATTAATGAGGGTATTGAAGAATTAGTTTCAGAAGGACGTCCGGATAAATATCGTGATCGTTCTTTCCCAGAAAAATATAATGAAATCCGCACAGCTTTTTCTGACGCCAACTTTGAAAATACGCTAAAAGGGATAGCTGCAGATGGTGTAAGCTCAGAATTTGCTGAAAAAATGGCGAAAACAATTTCTTACAAAGGTCCTGGTATTGTGAAATTAATTCCTGAAATGATTGACCAACAAGCAGAATTGTCAATAGATGAAGGTATCGCCTATGAATTATCTCTCTTAAATGAGACATTTGCAAAAGAAGAAGCTCTGATTGGACTAGAAGCTTCATTAGCTGGTAAACGTCCTGATTATAGCAGTTTGAAATAA
- a CDS encoding thiolase family protein, translating to MLTTKQEEIVIVGAARTPVGAYLGDLKTVPVEVLGEVALKEAVNRANLSVEDIDEVIVGHVTGSQTTNNLGNIIAINSGLKDTSTGMTVNRICGSGIQSAVSASLELLHSNKKIIAAGGAESLSRAPYQLPDSARYQAFRMGDVQMIDANLEGHRSASGRNSGIAHMGNTAENVVRKYNISREKQDQFAFESQQKAAEAISNGRFAQEIVPVEVPGRKGQVTIVEKDGHPRPDTTMESLAKLRPAFEKDGTVTAGNASGLNDGAAFEIFTTESLAKEKGLEIMAKVVDYQISGCAPETMGLGPVYAINDLLERQGLDLVKDIDVLEINEAFAGQTIGCLMELGIDMDTDFYKHKFNPHGGAVALGHPLGMSGARIITSLLYEFKNNPDKRYAIASACIGGGQGIALLLENGYYTGK from the coding sequence ATGTTAACTACAAAACAAGAAGAAATCGTTATCGTTGGTGCCGCAAGAACTCCTGTTGGAGCATATCTTGGTGATTTGAAAACAGTTCCGGTTGAAGTATTAGGTGAAGTTGCTTTAAAAGAAGCTGTTAACCGTGCTAACTTATCAGTTGAGGATATTGATGAGGTTATCGTTGGACATGTTACTGGATCACAAACAACAAACAACTTGGGTAATATTATTGCCATTAATAGTGGATTGAAAGATACATCGACAGGGATGACTGTTAACCGCATTTGTGGTTCAGGTATTCAATCAGCAGTATCAGCATCATTAGAACTTCTTCACTCTAACAAGAAGATTATTGCTGCGGGTGGTGCAGAATCATTATCACGCGCTCCTTATCAATTGCCTGATAGCGCTCGTTACCAAGCTTTTCGTATGGGAGATGTCCAAATGATTGATGCCAACTTAGAAGGGCACCGTTCAGCATCAGGACGTAATTCAGGAATTGCTCATATGGGAAATACAGCAGAAAATGTTGTTCGTAAATACAATATTTCTCGTGAAAAACAAGATCAATTTGCTTTTGAATCACAACAAAAAGCAGCTGAAGCTATATCAAATGGTCGTTTCGCTCAAGAAATTGTTCCAGTTGAAGTTCCAGGACGTAAAGGGCAAGTAACTATTGTTGAAAAAGATGGACATCCTCGTCCTGATACGACAATGGAAAGTCTTGCTAAACTTCGTCCAGCCTTTGAAAAAGATGGCACTGTAACAGCAGGAAATGCCTCAGGCCTAAATGATGGTGCTGCATTTGAAATTTTCACAACAGAATCATTAGCTAAAGAAAAAGGCCTTGAAATAATGGCCAAAGTAGTGGATTATCAAATTTCTGGCTGTGCTCCTGAAACCATGGGACTTGGACCAGTATATGCAATCAACGACTTATTAGAACGTCAAGGGCTTGACTTAGTAAAAGATATTGATGTTCTTGAAATTAATGAAGCCTTTGCTGGTCAAACAATAGGATGTTTAATGGAACTTGGTATTGATATGGATACTGACTTCTACAAACATAAATTTAATCCACATGGTGGCGCAGTTGCTCTAGGACACCCACTTGGTATGTCTGGTGCACGTATTATTACGTCACTATTATACGAATTCAAGAATAACCCTGATAAACGCTATGCCATTGCCTCAGCATGTATCGGTGGTGGACAAGGAATTGCTTTACTTCTAGAAAATGGCTATTACACTGGTAAATAA
- a CDS encoding acyl-CoA dehydrogenase family protein, translated as MVKESRADKLFASGEMFYSDLYNYADALTDGEKAVLKELEEVLEKDLKPLLAENWHNATFPLEAFQKVIDLRLMDDPRLLEGRENGRISELFRGFRAYTLAKTDPVLGTFYTANGGLFHECVRVGGSEEQVAQLMPGVYSWEGLGVLAMTEPDHGSDIAGGMAATAKREGDHWILNGHKKWIGAGAIAKWHAFFARDVDDNQVKLFYVERETEGVETFVTPQKAFFRMMPNAEIIYRDVKVPESQRAQNVNSWKDCANILRNTRSDVAWLLAGATAGAFEAALKYTREREQFGKPIANFQLIQEKLARMAMNAQATLAIAVRLAEQQEQGIYREEASSMAKLHNGFRARETAALAREVGGGNGILLKYDIPRFFADIEGMYTYEGTHEVNSLIIGRHYTGISAFI; from the coding sequence ATGGTTAAAGAATCAAGAGCTGATAAGTTATTTGCAAGCGGTGAAATGTTTTATTCAGATTTATATAACTATGCTGATGCATTAACAGATGGTGAAAAAGCAGTATTAAAAGAGTTAGAAGAAGTTTTAGAAAAAGACTTAAAACCTTTATTAGCTGAAAATTGGCATAATGCTACTTTCCCATTAGAAGCTTTCCAAAAAGTCATTGACTTACGTTTAATGGATGATCCTCGATTATTAGAAGGACGTGAAAATGGACGTATCTCAGAATTATTCCGTGGATTCCGTGCTTATACATTAGCTAAAACTGACCCAGTATTAGGAACATTCTATACAGCAAATGGTGGACTTTTCCATGAATGTGTTCGCGTGGGTGGAAGCGAAGAGCAAGTCGCTCAATTAATGCCAGGTGTTTATTCTTGGGAAGGTTTAGGAGTATTAGCAATGACTGAACCTGATCATGGTTCTGATATTGCAGGCGGTATGGCTGCTACTGCTAAACGTGAAGGCGACCATTGGATATTAAATGGTCACAAAAAATGGATCGGTGCTGGTGCAATTGCTAAATGGCATGCATTCTTTGCCCGTGATGTTGATGACAATCAAGTTAAATTATTCTATGTAGAACGCGAAACTGAAGGGGTAGAAACTTTTGTAACTCCTCAAAAAGCATTCTTCCGTATGATGCCAAATGCTGAAATCATCTACCGTGATGTTAAAGTTCCTGAATCACAACGTGCACAAAATGTTAACTCTTGGAAAGATTGTGCTAACATTTTACGTAATACACGTTCAGACGTTGCGTGGTTATTAGCAGGTGCTACTGCAGGTGCATTTGAAGCAGCATTAAAATATACTCGTGAACGTGAACAATTCGGTAAACCGATTGCTAACTTCCAATTAATTCAAGAAAAATTAGCGCGTATGGCAATGAACGCTCAAGCTACTTTAGCTATTGCAGTACGTCTTGCTGAACAACAAGAACAGGGAATTTACCGTGAAGAAGCTTCATCTATGGCTAAACTCCATAACGGATTTAGAGCACGTGAAACAGCAGCTTTAGCACGTGAAGTTGGTGGCGGAAATGGAATTTTATTGAAATATGATATTCCAAGATTCTTTGCTGATATCGAGGGAATGTACACTTACGAAGGAACTCACGAAGTGAATTCATTAATCATTGGTCGTCATTACACAGGAATTTCAGCCTTTATTTAA